Below is a window of Roseivirga misakiensis DNA.
TGGTACTATTGAACCGCTAAATATTACTAAAGGAAAGGCATTTGAAGATGAGAAAAAGGAAAAACCTGTGAAATTCTCGGTGGTTCGGTGGAATCCAAGCGGCAATAAACTTCTGCTCAGTTCAAAGAAAGGGTGGTGGACGATTAATTCGAACGGAAAAAACCTGAAGATGATATATGAACTTCCACAAACTGACGAGGAGAAAAAGGTAGCCCCCAACCGAAATGTTGTGAAGTGGTCGAATAATGGAAAGTATCTATATGTATCATATTCTGAAAAAGACAGGTGGCAGAGGGGAATCCAACGTTTCAACATTGATAGTGGTAAGTTTGAAAGTTTAGTCGTCAATGAGAACCTTTATAGTAGTTGGAGGTTTGCCAGAGATTCCGATAAAGTGGTGTACAGTAAATCAGACGGTGACAGACCGAATAATGTATTTACAAATACGCTTGATTTTAAATCGGAGACGCAGTTAACGGACCTAAATCCTTGGGTTGCCGATAAGAAATGGACATACTCTGAGCTTATTTCCTACAGAGACGCCGATGGGGAGGAGTTGAAGGGAATACTCTATTATCCAGTGGATTATGACCCAAATAAAAAGTACCCCTTAGTACTTGAAGTTTACGAAACGTTCTTTAATAACGGCTATCGTTCCTCCATGAATCTTTTGGCCAATCAAGGCTATTTTGGCTTAAGACCGTCCGTTGATTTGGAACAAGGTTATCCAGGAGAAGCATGGTTAAAAGGTGCTACCTCAGCGATCAACTTACTGGTAGAAAATGGTCAAGTAGACAATGATAAAGTGGGTATACAAGGTACGAGTTATGGAGGTTATGCCTCCTCTTTAATCATTACACAAACCGATCGTTTTGCGGCGGCCATTAATATTTCAGGCAAGGTGAATATCATTAGCTTTTTAGGCGATAGCCCAAAGATTGGTACACGAAATTATGCGGCTGCAGAAGTTGGTCAGGATAGGATAGGAGGCTCATTTTGGGACGAACCATTGAAGTACTTCCAGACATCAGCAGTCTTTTTTGCCGATCGTGTGAAAACACCACACCTCTTAATATCAGGAGAAGGCGATTGGAATGTGCCTGGCACTAATTCAAGAGAAATGTACTATGCACTTAGAAGGCTAGGAAAAGACGTTACTTGGGTCAACTACATGAAAGGTGGTCATGGTGCGGGCTGGGCAAGTACAGAAAGTGACTATTACGATCAGTGGGAGAGAATTTTTAATTACTACGACAAGTACTTCTTCCCTAAAGAAGAAAAGAAGTAGATATTAATTTAAGTCTTTCGTCATGTAGTAAAAGTCTTTTTCTAAGTCTCGGATCATTCGTTTGGTACTATTTCGCATCAAGATATAGGGTACACCTAACATGAATAGACCATGTAGAATGAGAAAGGGGAACATAAATCTATTTTCATTTGAATCATCACCGCTAAATGGAAAGCTAACGAGCAAGACTAGGTAAAATAGAATTATCAAAATACCATAACCGATAAACATACTCCTAAAGGAGCTTATTTCTGCTTCTATGACTAAATGATCGTTTTTTTCAAAGAATTTACCCGTCGCAACGGCTAGATCTAAGTTGCCGTCAAAGAATCTCCTTCGTTTCTTTATTTTAAAATTATTGTCATTAATGCGCCCCACATAATCATTTTTACTTGCCTTGAAAATGTCAAAAGGACCTGCGTTTAAGCTAGTACTACCAGGGTCTACTGAAGCTTTGAAAGCCTTTAGAAATTCACTCTTACTAACTTTTAATTCGGTTCTAAAATTCTGCGCTAGTTTAAGCTTTATTAAGAATTCGTTCATAAATCAAAACATAAGTGCTTTCGAATTTCAGTTCATTAAATTAAGTCTATCGGTTTGTCTTAACAAATACTATCGGAAAGCGATTGAGCCAAATATTTGATTAAGAATACATCAATAACACGTCAACCCTTTGATAACAAACGTTTTCAAAGGGTTGGATGGCTGGAGTTATTAAAAATTTGAGATATTAAGGACTTGAACCTTCAATCCAACCCATGATTTTCAAATCTAAGCCTTCATTCAAATCACTATTAATCCTTTTCACTGCTATCATTTTTCTTGGGTGCCAAGCCACCAAGGACCAGGAGGATGATACCGTTGATATTTCTAAATCAGAAATTCGTCAAACCGCTGAGGGCTACCAGCTTTTCGTAAACGATGAGCCGTTTTACATTCAAGGAGCAGGACTAGAGTTTGGAAGCATCCCAAAGCTTGCTGCACATGGTGCCAATTCATTTAGGACTTGGAGAACCGACAATGGTCAGCGATCTGGCAAAGAGGTATTGGATGATGCGTTGAAATACGGCCTAAAAGTGACCATGGGTATTGATGTAGGGCGAGAACGATTGGGCTTTGATTATGATGATGAGGCTGCAGTGAAAGCACAGCTCGAACGAATTCGAGGTGAAGTAATGGAACTAAAAGATCATCCTGCCCTAATTATTTGGGGCATTGGAAATGAATTAAATCATCACTCCGAAAACCCTAAGGTATGGGATGCTGTGAACGAGATTTCGAAAATGATTCATGAGGTTGACCCTAATCATTTGACCACTACTTCACTAGCTGGTATGAATAAAGAATATGTCGACTTGATTAAGGAAAGGGCTCCAGACTTAGATGTTTTGAGCGTTCAGATGTACGCCGAGGTGGAGATTTTACCTGAGCAAATAAAGAAATCAGGATGGGAAGGGCCAATGATGGTTACGGAATGGGGTGCCACTGGTTATTGGGAAGTTGGTAATACTGAGTGGGGTGCACCACTAGAGAATAATAGCTCGGTGAAAGCCGATTTTTACCGCAGTCGTTTTAGAAAAGCTATTGAGTCGCAAAAGAAACAAGTAATTGGGTCATATGTATTCCTATGGGGGCAAAAACAGGAGAGAACGCCAACGTGGTTTGGAATGTTTATGCCTGATGGTCGGGAAACAGAGTCAATCGATGCCATGCACTATATTTGGAATGGAGAATGGCCAGACAATCGTACACCTCGAATCAATGATTTCAAATTGGAATCGCAAGTAGCCGAAAACAATATTAAGTTAAAATCAGGCAAATCGTATCAAGCTATGGTCGATGTGGTTGATCCTGATGGAGATCCATTGACCTATCGCTGGGAAATCATGAAGGAAAGTACTACAAATGCCACTGGTGGCGATGCGGAAGAAGTTCCTGAAGTTATTGAGGGCTTAATCAAAAGTGAGCCTGGTTCTGATGTTACTTTCTCTGCGCCAATGGAAGAAGGGGCTTACAGGTTATTTATCTATGTGGATGATAACAATGAGCATACTGCACATGCAAACATTCCATTTTTCGTCAATAAATAGCCTTAACAAGACTATTTTAGGTCAGTCCACCAATCTTCGGTAGGCTCTTGGCCAAAAGTGACTACTTCACCCAACTTTGGTGTGCTTATTTGGGTGCCTTTTTCGTTTGCTGAGTTAACAAAGCGTTCAATAGGGTCTTTCCATGTATGCAGTGCTAAGGGGAAACCCGCCCAATGAACTGGTATAGCCGTTTTTACTCCTGAGTCAATAGCCGATTCTACAGTTTCTTCAGGGAACATATGAATTGGGTGCCAGAGCTTATTGTACTGGCCACATTCCATAAAGCCCCAATCAAATGGCCCTAACTTTTCACCAACTTCTTTGAAGTGTTCATCGTAACCGCTATCTCCGCTCCAATAGATGTTATGCGTTTGAGTAGTGAAAACCCAACCTCCCCAAAGGCTTTTTGCCCTATCGGTGAGTCCTCGGCCTGAAAAATGTCTGCTTGGCGTACATGTTATCTTAATTCCATCAAACTCCTTGTTGTCCCACCAATCAAATTCCGTAATCTGATTACTTGAAATTCCCCAAGCTTCTAGGTGTCTTGAAACACCGAGGGCAACATACCATTGGGTGACTTTAGACTTAAGCTTTTTAATGCTAGCATAATCTAAATGATCGTAATGGTCGTGTGTCATTAAGACCATATCAATAGGAGGTAAGCTGTCGATAAGTTTGAGCGTATCGTCGCTAAAGCGTTTCACCGCAAAAGGGGCAATTGGTGCTGCATTTGGCCCAAACATAGGATCGATGAGCAAATTCTTGCCGTTTAGCTGCAAGAGTAAAACAGAGTGACCATACCAAATAAATTTCGGTTTGCTTAGGTCTTTATTCCAGTTATCTGGATCAAATGGAAGAACAGGAAGAGGTTTTTCAGGGCTTCTTAACTTTCTACCCGTAAACTGTTGTTTTAAAAGCCCTGGCAGCGTCTTTAGATTAATATCCATGACCGTTTCCGATTGGTTTTCAAAGGTTTTGCCTTTCCATTGTGTGGATTTTGAATAATGGGTGGCCAATTCTTTGTTGATTTTTCCACCAAATTGTGGGTGGAAATTGATAAAGATAATGATGGCAGTAATGATGAATAATACAGCTAAAAGTACGTATAAGAGCATAGTCTAAAGAACACCTGATAGTGGTGCTATTGTTTTGGGGTCATCATAAAATAGTCAGCTATTCTGCAGGTCTGATTTTCGATAATTCGTTAAATAACGCTGTAAAACCCCACTTCAGTAGCTTGTGAAAACCTACAATTAGTCCGATAAGAATTATCCCTATGAATATGTCATAGTTCAGGCTATTGACTTGCCCTTCCATAAGATAATTATACTTTTCCTCGAAGGTCAGGCCTTCTAACGCGGCTAATTCAGACCTGTCGGTATTGTACATAAAGTTACCGGTAAGAAGCCCGGCCACAAATATGGACAGTATGCTTGGTAGGTAAGCAACCAGTTTGTCTTTCATCCCAAAGTATCTCAATCGTTTTTACTAAAAACTTAGGTTGTTTTAATTAACGTTCGCCACCAGTCTTTTCAATTTCAATCGTTCTGTTTTTACGCTCTAAAGCCTTGTTGAACTTCTTAATGTCCTGATTGATCAATTTATCGAACTGTGTGATAGCATTTTCTAAACGATCGCTTAGAACCTCTTTTACTTCTCCTTGCTGATCGGTCGGTTTGAAATCTATTCCACTTCCATTTATATCACTGGCCAATGCACTCAAACGTCCATAAAGCTTAATCGGTGATCTAAAGGCATCCTCTCTTGCTCCAGTTAAATGAATATCATAAAGCTTTCCTGCTACCTCTTCGGCTAGTGCTTTTAGTCTAACCGCTTCTTTCTGTGTTCTTCTATCACCCACTTCCGCGATAATATCTTCAAGTTCTTTTCGGAGTACTTCCACCGCATTTATATTTACAACTGCCAAATTCATGGCGTTTCTTAACTCTAGTGCAAAGGCAACTTGTTCCTCAATATCAGCTTGGCTTCCTTCGGCCATCGGGTCTTTCAACACTTTGAGCGGCTTGCTCATGCTTTCTACTACTTCACCAGCCTTATTTTTAACAATTAGGTGCGCTTCATAAGTCCCTGGAGCTACTCTAGGGCCTAATTGACCAGCATTAAGGTCAAGGTCCCACTGGACTAATGGTCTCCAACCTTCGCCATTTAACTGAACCCATGGACGGCCAGGAGGCTGCACTCTTAATTTTGGTCGAAACGTAGATTCATACCTCAGATTCCATACAGCTCGGTTTACGCCTTTGTTATTTCTAGCTCGAAGTGTACGGATAACCTCACCGTTCTTATCTTTAATTTCTATACTGATTTCCCCATCGACTTTCTCTGGTAAATAATAGTTCAGAATAGCGCCATTTGGAGGATTT
It encodes the following:
- a CDS encoding alpha/beta hydrolase family protein yields the protein MKKLVLTTIVLFLLINLSFAQKTAFTVEDAIRVKSLGSQTLSNDGTLLAGIISDGKARFGTDHFRFRDPSYLNLRAGRLVIINTNSGAKNEVFKEDVRVTSLTWDEDGKNLFFLQQQEDKLVLAYYEVKSKRTKYVKVKDSRILTSNSGINVMPNGSDIVLAVRKVGWFEKAMAEYKEATEGPIVVYDGNDDFLKWDRIGLTGSLTEIVKINVKSGNVEDLLPESSYGGISISREGKFLSYPENFRTKTSYKRNDGTEYKLSFLKLTEKDAAPEVIYGKSDKRRRFWWDEDERNFAWVDSGNVYVDKLSTFGTIEPLNITKGKAFEDEKKEKPVKFSVVRWNPSGNKLLLSSKKGWWTINSNGKNLKMIYELPQTDEEKKVAPNRNVVKWSNNGKYLYVSYSEKDRWQRGIQRFNIDSGKFESLVVNENLYSSWRFARDSDKVVYSKSDGDRPNNVFTNTLDFKSETQLTDLNPWVADKKWTYSELISYRDADGEELKGILYYPVDYDPNKKYPLVLEVYETFFNNGYRSSMNLLANQGYFGLRPSVDLEQGYPGEAWLKGATSAINLLVENGQVDNDKVGIQGTSYGGYASSLIITQTDRFAAAINISGKVNIISFLGDSPKIGTRNYAAAEVGQDRIGGSFWDEPLKYFQTSAVFFADRVKTPHLLISGEGDWNVPGTNSREMYYALRRLGKDVTWVNYMKGGHGAGWASTESDYYDQWERIFNYYDKYFFPKEEKK
- a CDS encoding glycoside hydrolase family 2 TIM barrel-domain containing protein; this encodes MIFKSKPSFKSLLILFTAIIFLGCQATKDQEDDTVDISKSEIRQTAEGYQLFVNDEPFYIQGAGLEFGSIPKLAAHGANSFRTWRTDNGQRSGKEVLDDALKYGLKVTMGIDVGRERLGFDYDDEAAVKAQLERIRGEVMELKDHPALIIWGIGNELNHHSENPKVWDAVNEISKMIHEVDPNHLTTTSLAGMNKEYVDLIKERAPDLDVLSVQMYAEVEILPEQIKKSGWEGPMMVTEWGATGYWEVGNTEWGAPLENNSSVKADFYRSRFRKAIESQKKQVIGSYVFLWGQKQERTPTWFGMFMPDGRETESIDAMHYIWNGEWPDNRTPRINDFKLESQVAENNIKLKSGKSYQAMVDVVDPDGDPLTYRWEIMKESTTNATGGDAEEVPEVIEGLIKSEPGSDVTFSAPMEEGAYRLFIYVDDNNEHTAHANIPFFVNK
- a CDS encoding MBL fold metallo-hydrolase produces the protein MLLYVLLAVLFIITAIIIFINFHPQFGGKINKELATHYSKSTQWKGKTFENQSETVMDINLKTLPGLLKQQFTGRKLRSPEKPLPVLPFDPDNWNKDLSKPKFIWYGHSVLLLQLNGKNLLIDPMFGPNAAPIAPFAVKRFSDDTLKLIDSLPPIDMVLMTHDHYDHLDYASIKKLKSKVTQWYVALGVSRHLEAWGISSNQITEFDWWDNKEFDGIKITCTPSRHFSGRGLTDRAKSLWGGWVFTTQTHNIYWSGDSGYDEHFKEVGEKLGPFDWGFMECGQYNKLWHPIHMFPEETVESAIDSGVKTAIPVHWAGFPLALHTWKDPIERFVNSANEKGTQISTPKLGEVVTFGQEPTEDWWTDLK